One window of Cryobacterium arcticum genomic DNA carries:
- a CDS encoding sterol carrier family protein: MARARIDDGLGRTAVKAYLADEAGASRDTKALAVRYTLQLLAEQAEGNTVEVRVPPFGAVQCIAGPRHTRGTPPNVVETDVATWLALATGALVWADGIASGRIHASGARADLAAELPLFS, encoded by the coding sequence ATGGCACGCGCGAGGATCGACGACGGATTAGGCCGCACCGCGGTGAAGGCCTACCTGGCCGATGAGGCCGGCGCGAGTCGCGACACCAAGGCGCTAGCCGTGCGCTACACCCTGCAGCTGCTCGCCGAACAGGCCGAGGGCAACACCGTCGAGGTGCGCGTGCCGCCGTTCGGCGCCGTGCAGTGCATCGCCGGCCCCCGGCACACGCGCGGCACCCCGCCCAATGTGGTCGAAACGGATGTCGCCACCTGGCTGGCGCTGGCCACCGGCGCCCTGGTCTGGGCCGACGGCATCGCCTCCGGCCGCATCCACGCCTCCGGAGCGCGCGCCGACCTCGCCGCCGAGCTGCCGCTCTTCTCCTAG
- a CDS encoding ABC transporter permease encodes MSVTNPSETVALATADAPSAAPASSRRPRRGLLRGILGNRKAAFGAAVLLLFGVVALAAPLLAPGNPSLITAIASQPPSLEHLFGTTAKGQDVLALTMHGARTSLLVGFVVGAAATLVGLLVGVASAYFGRVIDDLLSLVTNVFLLIPGLPLLVILAAFLPPGIGTVVVVLIITGWAGSARVLRSQALSIRSKDFVAAAVVTGEHPLRIMFREILPNMASIVMSTFLACVIFGIGAQAGLEFLGLGDASVVSWGTNLYWASNDGALFTGAWWAFVPSGLCIALVAFALAMVNYAVDEVTNPRLRTTKKGRTRA; translated from the coding sequence ATGTCTGTCACCAATCCCTCTGAAACTGTGGCGCTGGCCACAGCAGATGCCCCTTCCGCCGCGCCTGCGTCCAGCCGTCGGCCACGCCGAGGCTTGCTCCGCGGCATCCTGGGCAATCGCAAGGCGGCCTTCGGGGCCGCTGTGCTGCTTCTGTTCGGCGTGGTCGCACTTGCGGCGCCGCTGCTGGCTCCCGGAAACCCGTCGCTCATCACGGCGATCGCCTCGCAGCCCCCGTCGCTGGAGCACCTGTTCGGCACCACCGCCAAGGGCCAGGACGTTCTCGCCCTGACCATGCACGGCGCCCGGACCTCCCTGCTGGTCGGCTTCGTCGTGGGAGCGGCGGCGACCCTGGTCGGGCTCCTTGTGGGCGTGGCCTCGGCCTATTTCGGGCGGGTCATCGACGACCTGCTCTCCCTGGTCACCAACGTCTTCCTGCTGATCCCCGGGTTGCCGCTGCTGGTGATACTCGCGGCATTCCTGCCGCCGGGCATCGGAACCGTCGTCGTGGTGCTGATCATCACCGGCTGGGCCGGTTCGGCCCGGGTGCTGCGCTCACAGGCGCTGTCCATCCGCAGCAAGGACTTCGTCGCCGCCGCCGTCGTGACCGGCGAGCATCCGCTGCGCATCATGTTCCGCGAGATTCTGCCGAACATGGCCTCCATCGTGATGAGCACCTTCCTGGCCTGCGTCATCTTCGGCATCGGCGCCCAGGCGGGCCTCGAGTTCCTCGGGCTCGGCGACGCAAGCGTCGTGAGCTGGGGCACCAACCTGTACTGGGCAAGCAACGACGGAGCGCTGTTCACCGGTGCGTGGTGGGCCTTCGTACCTTCCGGCCTGTGCATCGCGCTGGTGGCATTCGCCCTGGCCATGGTCAACTACGCCGTCGACGAGGTCACGAACCCCCGGCTGCGTACGACGAAGAAAGGACGGACCCGCGCATGA
- a CDS encoding VOC family protein translates to MGAVTLRVGNLDAMIAYYRDAVTLTLLSHDGPVAVLGRGTTPIVILQHAPELAAAEPRAAGLFHTAILFDTQAQLAAAVYSVGTKHPGTFTGSADHLVSQAFYFTDPEGNGIELYWDRDRSEWSWKHGQIEMATLYVDPNAFITEHLTEQGLSDPSAGHAVVGHVHLSVGDVATAREFYVNRLGFESTAEMGGSALFVSAGGYHHHMAMNTWNSAGSGKRRLALGLGQVEIVLPTSDDLGQLGERMAHYGVQTSNDGQVLGFDDPWANQIRVRTA, encoded by the coding sequence ATGGGTGCGGTGACCCTGCGGGTGGGCAACCTGGACGCCATGATCGCCTACTACCGCGACGCCGTGACGCTGACTCTGCTCAGCCACGACGGCCCCGTCGCGGTGCTCGGCCGTGGCACGACCCCGATCGTGATCCTGCAGCACGCCCCCGAACTCGCCGCCGCCGAGCCGCGCGCGGCAGGGCTGTTCCACACCGCGATCCTGTTCGACACCCAGGCCCAGCTCGCCGCGGCCGTGTACTCGGTGGGCACCAAGCATCCGGGCACCTTCACCGGCAGCGCCGACCACCTGGTGAGCCAGGCGTTCTACTTCACCGACCCCGAGGGCAACGGCATCGAACTGTACTGGGACCGTGACCGCTCGGAGTGGAGCTGGAAGCACGGCCAGATCGAGATGGCCACCCTGTATGTGGACCCGAACGCGTTCATCACCGAACACCTCACCGAGCAGGGGCTGAGCGACCCGTCGGCCGGCCACGCCGTGGTGGGGCACGTGCACCTGTCGGTGGGCGATGTCGCCACTGCCCGCGAGTTCTACGTGAACCGGCTCGGTTTCGAGTCCACCGCCGAGATGGGCGGCTCTGCCCTGTTCGTCTCCGCCGGCGGCTACCACCACCACATGGCCATGAACACCTGGAACAGCGCCGGCTCAGGCAAGCGTCGCCTGGCGCTGGGCCTCGGCCAGGTGGAGATCGTGTTGCCCACAAGCGACGACCTCGGCCAGCTCGGTGAGCGGATGGCGCACTACGGCGTGCAGACCAGCAACGACGGTCAGGTGCTCGGCTTCGACGACCCCTGGGCCAACCAGATCCGGGTGCGCACCGCCTGA
- a CDS encoding ATP-binding cassette domain-containing protein — protein MTTDTGQRRPSTAPIDDVSVRVRGLTKDFPLGGLFSRRNMRAVDNVDFDIPRGTIVALVGESGSGKSTVARALARLERPTAGSIVVGGRDVLKTEKSAASRRYRGTVQMVFQDPFGSLNPAHRVEHFLERPLRIHGKARTRAEVRSRSAELMRTVGLTEDMLDSYPHELSGGQRQRVSIARALAVDPEIILADEPTSMLDVSVRIGILNLMARLRDERGISMLFITHDLASARYVADTTLVMFAGALVEGGESLELMQNPSHPYTQLLLSAVPDPGRSVRYDPRERARLRQAVLAPTSCPWQGPDCSASVPVRHTVGPDHWVRCHLYAPQVSAASNPLLTDHDTELDLAPASARKADQ, from the coding sequence ATGACGACCGACACCGGCCAGCGCCGACCCAGCACGGCCCCGATCGACGACGTCAGCGTGCGGGTGCGCGGGCTCACGAAGGATTTCCCGCTCGGAGGGCTGTTCTCCAGACGAAACATGCGCGCCGTGGACAACGTCGACTTCGACATCCCCCGCGGCACGATCGTCGCTCTGGTCGGGGAATCCGGCAGCGGTAAGAGCACCGTGGCTCGAGCCCTCGCCCGCCTGGAACGGCCCACGGCCGGGTCGATCGTCGTCGGCGGCCGGGATGTGCTCAAGACCGAGAAGTCGGCGGCCTCCCGCCGGTACCGAGGCACGGTGCAGATGGTTTTCCAGGACCCGTTCGGCTCGCTGAACCCGGCGCACCGGGTGGAGCACTTCCTGGAACGGCCCCTGCGTATCCATGGCAAGGCACGAACCCGCGCCGAGGTGCGCAGCCGATCCGCTGAGTTGATGCGCACGGTCGGACTGACCGAAGACATGCTCGACAGCTACCCGCACGAGCTGTCCGGCGGGCAGCGCCAACGAGTGTCGATTGCCCGAGCGCTCGCCGTCGACCCCGAGATCATCCTCGCCGACGAGCCCACTTCGATGCTCGACGTTTCGGTGCGCATCGGCATCCTCAACCTCATGGCCCGGCTACGTGACGAGCGCGGCATCTCGATGCTGTTCATCACGCACGACCTGGCCTCCGCCCGGTATGTCGCCGACACCACACTCGTGATGTTCGCCGGAGCCCTCGTCGAGGGCGGAGAATCCCTGGAGCTCATGCAGAACCCGTCCCATCCCTACACCCAGTTGTTGTTGTCGGCCGTTCCGGATCCCGGTCGATCCGTGCGCTACGACCCGCGTGAGCGGGCGCGGCTGCGGCAGGCGGTGCTGGCGCCGACCTCATGTCCGTGGCAGGGACCGGACTGCAGTGCCAGCGTGCCGGTGCGGCACACCGTCGGCCCCGATCACTGGGTGCGCTGCCACCTGTACGCGCCGCAGGTCTCCGCCGCAAGCAATCCGCTACTTACCGACCACGACACCGAACTCGACCTCGCACCGGCATCGGCCAGGAAGGCTGACCAGTGA
- the purD gene encoding phosphoribosylamine--glycine ligase, giving the protein MRILVLGSGAREHAIVTALLREEPRPHVIAAPGNAGIAADVPVVDLDPTDSDVVTNFAQEHNIDLVVVGPEAPLVAGVADALRTRGIPVFGPGQAAAALEGSKTFAKRIMDDAGVPTGRAVRAGNLAEAQGALDEYGAPYVVKADGLAAGKGVLVTTDRDDALAHAVRWLQHGAVLIEEFLAGQEVSLFLLSDGHTVLPLSPAQDYKRLADNDEGPNTGGMGAYSPLPWLDAGFGSETAFVDEVIETIALPTVRQLAGEDTPFIGLLYCGLILTEAGIRVIEFNARFGDPETQVVLPRLVTPLSGLLLAASTGELAGLPRPEFSADAAVTVVIASENYPETPVTGRPITGLADAARVPGVTIAHAATELSGRDLLATGGRVLSVVAVGSDFTEARARAYEAVSLIDLEGSQHRSDIAAKVAN; this is encoded by the coding sequence GTGAGAATACTGGTCCTCGGTTCCGGCGCCCGCGAGCACGCCATCGTCACTGCCCTCCTGCGAGAGGAGCCGCGGCCCCACGTGATCGCCGCGCCCGGCAATGCCGGCATCGCCGCGGATGTGCCCGTGGTCGACCTCGACCCCACCGACTCCGACGTGGTGACCAACTTCGCCCAGGAGCACAACATCGACCTCGTCGTGGTGGGCCCCGAGGCTCCCCTGGTGGCCGGCGTCGCCGACGCCCTGCGCACCCGCGGCATCCCGGTCTTCGGCCCGGGCCAGGCCGCGGCCGCCCTCGAAGGCAGCAAGACCTTCGCCAAGCGCATCATGGACGACGCCGGCGTGCCCACCGGCCGTGCCGTGCGGGCCGGCAATCTCGCCGAGGCGCAAGGTGCGCTCGACGAATACGGAGCCCCCTACGTGGTCAAGGCCGACGGCCTGGCCGCCGGCAAGGGCGTGCTCGTGACCACCGACCGCGACGACGCCCTCGCGCACGCCGTGCGTTGGCTGCAGCACGGCGCCGTGCTGATCGAGGAATTCCTCGCCGGCCAGGAGGTCTCGTTGTTCCTCCTCAGCGACGGCCACACGGTACTGCCGCTCTCCCCCGCCCAGGACTACAAGCGCCTCGCCGACAACGACGAGGGCCCCAACACCGGCGGCATGGGCGCCTACTCGCCGCTGCCCTGGCTCGACGCCGGGTTCGGCAGCGAGACCGCGTTCGTGGACGAGGTCATCGAGACCATCGCCCTGCCCACAGTGCGCCAGCTGGCCGGCGAAGACACCCCGTTCATCGGGCTGCTCTACTGCGGGCTGATTCTCACGGAGGCCGGCATCCGCGTGATCGAATTCAACGCCCGGTTCGGCGACCCGGAGACGCAGGTCGTGTTGCCCCGCCTCGTCACGCCGCTCTCGGGGCTGCTGCTGGCCGCCTCGACCGGCGAATTGGCCGGGCTGCCCCGGCCGGAGTTCTCCGCCGACGCCGCCGTGACCGTGGTGATCGCCAGCGAGAACTACCCGGAGACCCCGGTGACCGGCCGCCCCATCACCGGGCTGGCCGACGCCGCCCGGGTACCCGGGGTGACCATCGCGCACGCCGCGACCGAACTCTCGGGTCGCGACCTGCTCGCCACCGGTGGCCGGGTGCTCAGCGTCGTCGCCGTGGGGAGCGACTTCACCGAAGCTCGCGCCCGCGCCTACGAGGCCGTGTCGCTGATCGACCTCGAGGGCTCTCAGCACCGCAGCGACATCGCCGCCAAGGTCGCGAACTGA
- a CDS encoding ABC transporter ATP-binding protein, with amino-acid sequence MSTTPILEVTNLRVEYHGDNRQVVAVNDVSFSIGEGEIFGLAGESGCGKSTVANAIMRLLKDPAEITGGQIRFKGRDLLALRGEELRRFRWKEIAMIFQSAMNSLNPVMTIGSQMVDIFTTHEGLSVKQARSRSAELLRLVSIDPVRLDSYPHQLSGGMRQRAVIAMALALEPSLLIMDEPTTALDVVVQQEIMAQISDLQRQLGFSVLFITHDMSLMVELSHRMAVMHSGRLVEMAAAELMFASPLHPYTLSLMNAFPPLTGPRVRLTGLSDSVRAGDGSSGSCSFHVSCPPDRANCSGDIPDLREVEPGRFVAEHPRTSIEGTAA; translated from the coding sequence ATGAGTACCACCCCGATCCTCGAGGTCACCAACCTGCGAGTGGAGTACCACGGCGACAACCGCCAGGTGGTCGCCGTCAACGACGTGTCGTTCAGCATCGGTGAGGGCGAGATCTTCGGCCTGGCCGGCGAATCCGGCTGCGGCAAGTCCACGGTGGCCAACGCGATCATGCGGCTCCTGAAGGACCCCGCCGAGATCACCGGCGGGCAGATCAGGTTCAAGGGCCGAGACCTTCTGGCCCTGCGCGGAGAAGAACTGCGCCGGTTCCGCTGGAAGGAGATCGCGATGATCTTCCAGAGCGCGATGAACTCGCTCAACCCCGTGATGACCATCGGGAGCCAGATGGTGGACATCTTCACCACCCACGAGGGGCTGTCGGTGAAGCAGGCCCGCAGCCGTTCGGCCGAGTTGCTGCGCCTGGTGAGCATCGATCCGGTGCGGTTGGACTCCTACCCGCATCAGCTCTCCGGCGGCATGCGCCAACGGGCCGTGATCGCTATGGCCCTCGCGCTGGAGCCCTCTCTCCTGATCATGGATGAACCGACGACCGCGCTCGACGTGGTCGTGCAACAGGAGATCATGGCGCAGATCAGCGATCTTCAGCGGCAGCTGGGATTCTCGGTGCTCTTCATCACCCACGACATGTCCCTCATGGTGGAACTGTCCCACCGCATGGCCGTGATGCACAGCGGGCGGCTCGTGGAGATGGCCGCGGCGGAGCTTATGTTCGCCAGTCCCCTGCACCCGTACACGTTGTCGCTGATGAACGCGTTTCCGCCGTTGACCGGTCCGCGCGTTCGCCTGACCGGCCTGTCTGATTCAGTGCGGGCGGGCGATGGCTCCTCGGGGAGCTGTTCCTTCCACGTTTCCTGCCCACCCGACCGGGCCAACTGTTCCGGCGACATCCCCGACCTGCGCGAGGTCGAGCCCGGACGCTTTGTGGCCGAGCACCCGCGCACGAGCATCGAAGGAACCGCAGCATGA
- a CDS encoding ABC transporter substrate-binding protein, translating to MMPHSIRKGRSALALAALVTGAVLLTGCTAGGTAVDTSGEQLLTIPREDMGTFSRNFNPFTPNAAPMTQQAIYESMLVYNPADGGTTPWLATDWAASDDGLELTFTMRDGVTWSDGEPMIAGDVAYTFELQKKLLGGFDYLDSVEADSDQSVRFVLNRPYSPALYEIGQQVIVPQHIWTEIDDPAKDTNGSPVGTGPYTEVTNFQSQSFDLGKNPNYWQPEKQKIAGIRMLAFAGNDGANLAAVNGEVDWAYQFMPDIEKSFVAKDPEHRQFWFPSTGSMINWQLNTTKAPFDDVDVRKALSMAVDREQVTDIAMNGYTSPADCTGLSGAYTTWVDADIAASCDWTNHDVDAANALFDSAGYPLGADGTRTLPDGSPFTLDISVGSASSDWLSAATIIAQNLAEVGITAKVDSPDWPTVSASYEDGSFDTGIVWSNNAPTPYQFYRGVMSSETVKPVGEKTFENYHRFASGEADALLATFAASSDPAVQTEAVNGLQAQFAADAPVIPLFAGPEWGMFTDTRFTGWPTASDPYATLSTKSPTTVLVLTSLEPVTK from the coding sequence ATGATGCCACACTCCATACGAAAGGGCCGATCGGCCTTGGCTTTGGCCGCGCTTGTCACCGGCGCGGTGCTGCTGACCGGGTGCACAGCCGGCGGCACCGCCGTGGACACCTCCGGCGAGCAGCTGCTCACCATCCCCCGGGAAGACATGGGCACCTTCTCACGTAACTTCAACCCGTTCACGCCCAATGCGGCACCGATGACGCAGCAGGCGATCTACGAATCGATGCTCGTGTACAACCCGGCCGATGGCGGAACCACCCCGTGGCTGGCCACCGACTGGGCCGCCAGCGACGACGGACTCGAGCTCACCTTCACGATGCGCGACGGCGTTACCTGGTCCGATGGTGAACCCATGATCGCCGGGGACGTGGCGTACACCTTTGAACTGCAAAAGAAGTTGCTCGGCGGCTTCGACTACCTCGATAGCGTCGAAGCAGACAGCGATCAGTCGGTACGGTTCGTCCTGAACCGCCCGTACTCCCCCGCCCTCTACGAAATCGGCCAGCAGGTCATCGTTCCCCAGCACATCTGGACGGAGATCGACGACCCCGCCAAGGACACCAACGGCAGCCCGGTGGGAACCGGCCCATACACGGAGGTCACCAACTTCCAGAGCCAGAGCTTCGACCTGGGCAAGAATCCGAACTATTGGCAGCCGGAGAAGCAGAAGATCGCGGGTATCCGCATGCTCGCTTTCGCCGGCAACGACGGTGCCAACCTCGCCGCGGTCAACGGCGAGGTCGACTGGGCGTACCAGTTCATGCCGGACATCGAGAAGTCCTTCGTCGCAAAGGACCCTGAACACCGCCAGTTCTGGTTCCCGTCCACGGGTTCGATGATCAACTGGCAGCTGAACACCACCAAGGCTCCCTTCGATGACGTAGATGTGCGCAAGGCGCTGAGCATGGCCGTGGATCGCGAGCAGGTCACCGACATCGCGATGAACGGCTACACGTCCCCAGCCGACTGCACCGGCCTCTCCGGCGCGTACACGACCTGGGTGGATGCCGACATCGCCGCATCCTGCGACTGGACCAACCATGATGTCGACGCTGCCAATGCGCTCTTCGACTCCGCCGGCTACCCGCTCGGCGCCGACGGCACCCGCACGCTTCCGGACGGGTCCCCGTTCACCCTGGACATCTCGGTGGGCTCCGCCTCGTCGGACTGGCTCTCCGCGGCCACCATCATTGCGCAGAACCTTGCCGAGGTCGGCATCACCGCGAAGGTCGATTCACCCGATTGGCCCACGGTGTCAGCCAGCTACGAAGACGGCAGTTTCGACACCGGCATCGTCTGGAGCAACAACGCCCCGACTCCCTACCAGTTCTACCGCGGTGTCATGTCGTCCGAGACTGTGAAGCCGGTCGGCGAGAAGACCTTCGAGAACTACCACCGCTTCGCCAGCGGCGAAGCGGACGCCCTGCTCGCCACCTTCGCCGCCAGCTCCGACCCGGCGGTCCAGACCGAGGCCGTCAACGGACTGCAGGCCCAGTTCGCCGCCGATGCGCCGGTCATCCCCCTGTTCGCCGGTCCGGAGTGGGGGATGTTCACCGACACCCGTTTCACCGGATGGCCGACAGCCAGTGACCCGTACGCGACGCTCTCCACCAAGTCGCCCACGACGGTTCTCGTGCTGACCAGCCTGGAACCTGTCACGAAGTAG
- a CDS encoding phosphoribosylaminoimidazolesuccinocarboxamide synthase — protein sequence MAALQLDGWQHVYSGKVRDLYVPADDTDLATADRVLVVASDRVSAFDHVLEPGIPGKGELLTTLSLWWFDQLDGVPNHLVPDHRVDASSLIPAAVAGRAMLCKTLDMYPIECVVRGYLTGSGWLEYVASRTVCGIPLPDGLQNGDRLPEPIYTPAWKAPMGEHDENISFERTVDLVGADVAAALRDASLEIFSRASAIAEAAGVILADTKFEFGADRATGVLTLGDEVLTSDSSRYWDAAQWLAGVTPGERMASFDKQIVRDWLSAHWDQTGTPPVLPAEIVEQTAARYRELLGRLTAV from the coding sequence ATGGCCGCGCTGCAGCTGGACGGCTGGCAGCACGTGTACTCGGGCAAGGTACGCGACCTCTACGTTCCCGCGGACGACACCGACCTGGCGACCGCCGACCGGGTGCTCGTCGTGGCCAGCGACCGGGTGAGCGCGTTCGACCACGTTCTCGAACCCGGCATTCCGGGCAAGGGCGAGCTGCTCACCACGCTCAGTCTGTGGTGGTTCGACCAGCTCGACGGCGTGCCCAATCACCTCGTGCCCGACCACCGAGTGGATGCGTCGAGCCTCATCCCCGCCGCCGTGGCCGGCCGGGCGATGCTCTGCAAGACCCTGGACATGTACCCGATCGAGTGCGTCGTGCGCGGCTACCTCACCGGTTCGGGGTGGCTCGAGTACGTGGCCAGCCGCACCGTCTGCGGCATCCCGTTGCCGGACGGCCTGCAGAACGGCGACCGGCTGCCCGAACCGATCTACACCCCCGCCTGGAAGGCCCCGATGGGCGAGCACGACGAGAACATCTCGTTCGAACGCACCGTGGATCTCGTGGGAGCCGACGTGGCCGCCGCGCTGCGCGACGCATCTCTGGAGATCTTCAGCCGCGCATCCGCGATCGCGGAGGCAGCCGGCGTGATCCTGGCCGACACCAAGTTCGAATTCGGCGCCGACCGCGCCACCGGGGTGCTCACCCTGGGCGACGAGGTGCTCACGAGCGACTCCAGCCGGTACTGGGATGCCGCCCAGTGGCTTGCCGGCGTCACCCCGGGAGAGCGGATGGCCAGCTTCGACAAGCAGATCGTGCGCGACTGGCTCTCCGCCCACTGGGACCAGACCGGAACCCCGCCCGTGCTGCCCGCCGAGATCGTGGAGCAGACCGCGGCCCGGTACCGCGAGCTGCTCGGTCGGCTCACCGCGGTCTAG
- a CDS encoding ABC transporter permease: MRFIVRRLAFYLLAFWVSITLNFLLPRFMPGDPVTRMFAQASNKMQPEQIEQLRQLFGLDERPIWQQYLTYVQNIFTGQMGVSISRFPTPVSEVIGSQIGWTLLLGGTALVIAVVIGNLLGILAAWRRGGVLDSVFPPILVFVGSFPYFWLAMAALYLFGVVLGWFPIRHAFDAGMMPELSWTFVSSVATHLFLPALTIVLVSIGGWMLGMRNTMIATTAEDYILMAEAKGLTNNRIMFRYAARNAMLPSVTAFGMSFGFIVGGALLTEVVFAYPGVGYQLLAAVQGLDYPLMQGIFLTITAAVLVANFLVDIVYVRLDPRVRVS, translated from the coding sequence GTGCGATTCATAGTGCGGCGGTTGGCTTTCTACCTCCTCGCCTTCTGGGTGTCGATCACCCTGAACTTCCTCCTGCCTCGGTTCATGCCCGGTGACCCCGTCACCCGCATGTTCGCCCAGGCATCGAACAAGATGCAGCCCGAACAGATCGAGCAGCTTCGCCAGCTGTTCGGCCTGGACGAACGGCCGATCTGGCAGCAATACCTCACCTATGTGCAGAACATTTTCACCGGTCAGATGGGCGTATCGATTTCCCGCTTTCCCACCCCCGTCTCGGAGGTCATCGGAAGCCAGATCGGGTGGACGCTCCTGCTCGGCGGCACCGCCCTGGTGATCGCCGTCGTCATCGGCAACCTCCTGGGCATCCTCGCCGCCTGGCGTCGCGGAGGAGTCCTGGACTCCGTCTTCCCGCCGATTCTGGTCTTCGTGGGCTCGTTCCCCTACTTCTGGCTCGCCATGGCAGCGCTCTACCTGTTCGGGGTGGTGCTCGGCTGGTTCCCCATCCGGCACGCGTTTGACGCCGGAATGATGCCGGAGCTCTCCTGGACCTTCGTTTCCAGCGTCGCCACGCACCTGTTCCTGCCCGCGCTGACCATTGTGCTGGTCTCGATCGGTGGCTGGATGCTCGGCATGCGCAACACCATGATCGCCACGACCGCCGAGGACTACATCCTCATGGCCGAGGCGAAGGGCCTGACGAACAACCGCATCATGTTCCGCTACGCCGCCCGCAACGCCATGCTGCCCAGCGTCACCGCCTTCGGCATGTCCTTCGGCTTCATCGTGGGCGGTGCGCTCCTCACCGAGGTGGTTTTCGCCTACCCGGGCGTGGGCTATCAACTGCTGGCCGCCGTGCAGGGGCTGGACTACCCACTCATGCAGGGCATTTTCCTCACCATCACGGCCGCCGTGCTCGTTGCCAACTTCCTCGTTGACATCGTGTATGTGCGCCTCGACCCGCGCGTACGCGTGAGCTGA
- a CDS encoding glycoside hydrolase family 32 protein yields MNPLLATDEDRPDSPDQPDALVALAEGDRHRPRFHFVSPAGWLNDPNGLSHWNGVYHLFYQYNPLKAVHSRIHWGHATSPDLITWTDAPVALVPGDAANAADADGCWSGVLVDDHGVPTLVYSGRRGDRELPCVAVGSMDLTEWVADAANPVISAPPASLDLTAFRDHCVWPHPGGGWRQLIGSGISGQGGTALLYASPDLRNWSYLGPLIVGDSGDRETTADDWTGTMWECVDLFRLEPAGADDEPVDPDILVFSAWDDGVTRHTLYLTGRYSGTRFDRTALHRLDYGGRYFYAPQSTQDARGRRVMFGWLQEGRSDAAAETAGWSGVMSLPRLVTRAPDGTLHQQPVPELETLRRDHVRLGGFTLTGGERRAGLTRGDQIDIVAELQLEPGSEVELIVRATQDEAERTVIRITRPGDAHGDIALELIRTASSLDPTVDATPRSGPIKHVDGRIDLRVLADHSALEIFANGQPLACRVYPTREDAQGVEFVGVRGRVHVREAASWRMADIWHSPRRLWPAL; encoded by the coding sequence GTGAACCCGCTACTCGCGACAGACGAGGACCGCCCCGATTCCCCAGACCAGCCGGATGCCCTCGTGGCGCTCGCGGAGGGCGACCGGCACCGTCCACGGTTCCACTTCGTGTCCCCGGCCGGCTGGCTCAACGACCCGAACGGCCTGAGCCACTGGAACGGCGTGTACCACCTCTTCTACCAGTACAACCCGCTCAAGGCCGTGCACAGTCGCATCCACTGGGGGCACGCGACGAGCCCCGACCTGATCACCTGGACCGACGCCCCTGTGGCCCTGGTGCCGGGGGACGCCGCGAACGCCGCCGATGCCGACGGCTGTTGGTCTGGGGTGCTCGTGGACGACCACGGAGTGCCGACGCTGGTGTATTCGGGCCGCCGTGGTGACCGGGAGCTGCCCTGCGTCGCCGTGGGGTCGATGGATCTGACCGAGTGGGTCGCCGATGCGGCCAACCCGGTGATCTCCGCACCGCCGGCATCGCTGGACCTCACGGCCTTTCGGGATCATTGCGTGTGGCCGCACCCGGGCGGTGGCTGGCGTCAGCTCATCGGCTCCGGCATTAGTGGACAGGGCGGAACCGCACTGCTCTACGCATCCCCGGATTTGCGCAACTGGAGTTACCTCGGCCCGCTGATCGTGGGCGACAGCGGCGACCGGGAGACCACCGCCGACGACTGGACTGGCACCATGTGGGAGTGTGTGGACCTGTTCCGCCTCGAACCCGCGGGCGCCGACGACGAACCAGTCGACCCGGACATTCTCGTGTTCTCCGCGTGGGACGACGGGGTGACCCGGCACACGCTGTACCTGACGGGTCGCTACAGCGGCACCCGTTTTGACCGCACAGCGCTACATCGACTCGACTACGGCGGACGGTACTTCTATGCGCCTCAATCCACCCAGGACGCGCGGGGCCGCCGGGTGATGTTCGGCTGGCTTCAGGAGGGCCGCTCCGACGCGGCGGCCGAGACCGCGGGGTGGTCGGGCGTCATGTCGCTGCCACGACTCGTCACCCGCGCCCCGGACGGCACCCTGCACCAGCAGCCGGTGCCGGAGCTGGAAACTCTGCGCCGAGACCACGTGCGGCTGGGCGGATTCACCCTCACCGGCGGTGAACGCCGCGCGGGCCTGACCAGGGGCGACCAGATCGACATCGTGGCCGAGCTGCAACTGGAGCCGGGGTCCGAGGTCGAACTGATCGTGCGGGCAACCCAGGACGAGGCCGAGCGCACAGTCATCCGGATCACCCGGCCGGGCGATGCGCACGGTGACATCGCACTTGAGCTCATCCGCACGGCGAGCAGCCTTGACCCGACCGTTGACGCGACCCCTCGCAGCGGGCCGATCAAGCACGTCGACGGGCGGATCGACCTGCGGGTGCTCGCGGATCACTCTGCGCTGGAGATCTTCGCCAACGGGCAACCTCTGGCATGCCGCGTCTACCCGACTCGTGAGGACGCGCAGGGCGTCGAGTTCGTCGGCGTCCGAGGCCGGGTGCACGTGCGGGAGGCCGCTTCGTGGCGTATGGCAGACATCTGGCACTCTCCGCGCCGGCTGTGGCCGGCACTCTAA